The following proteins come from a genomic window of Rutidosis leptorrhynchoides isolate AG116_Rl617_1_P2 chromosome 10, CSIRO_AGI_Rlap_v1, whole genome shotgun sequence:
- the LOC139870331 gene encoding uncharacterized protein — translation MFECGVLGHDTFNCSFKDNVCWNFHKEGHRSACFPSASRSGFVVGSGARSTSVGRSSASTAGQKRKNPPTAEARAFQMTVNTATATDEVMTGMFLVNSLPARVFFDSRAKNSFMSLGFSDNLKLLARILDELLRIKVADVVGMNWLSSNRASINYDKQMISFPLADVSRVVARGKRDGFNFPMVSQMKARKAISKGCDSFLAYVIDVKKEKKQVTDILVVPEFPVVFPYDLPGLPPVLEVEYKVDLVPGATQVEKAPYILAPS, via the exons ATGTTTGAATGTGGAGTTTTGGGTCACGATACCTTTAACTGTTCTTTTAAAGATAACGTTTGTTGGAACTTCCATAAGGAAGGTCATCGATCTGCATGTTTCCCATCAGCGTCAAGAAGTGGTTTTGTGGTGGGGTCAGGGGCAAGGTCGACGTCCGTGGGGAGATCATCTGCATccactgccgggcagaagagaaagaacccgCCGACGGCTGAAGCTAGAGCATTTCAGATGACGGTAAACACTGCAACCGCTACTGATGAAGTCAtgaccggtatgttcttggttaactccttgccagctcgtgtgtttttTGATTCAAGGGCGAAGAATtcctttatgtccttaggcttcagTGATAATTTGAAGTTGCTTGCTAGGATATTAGATGAGCTTTTGAGGAtaaaagtagctgatg TAGTAGGCATGAACTGGTTAAGTTCAAATAGGGCTAGTATCAACtacgataagcagatgatttcttttCCTTTGGCCGATGTGTCTCGGGTGGTAGCTAGAGGGAAGCGcgatggatttaacttccctatggtttcccaaATGAAAGCTCGtaaggcgatatcgaaagggtgtgattcatttttAGCCTATgtgatcgatgttaagaaagagaagaaacaGGTAACTGATATTCTAGTTGTGCCCGAGTTTCCAGTAGTGTTTCCATATGATTTGCCAGGGTTACCTCCGGTACTTGAAGTAGAGTATAAAGTTGATTTAGTTCCAGGTGCAACACAGGTAGAAAAAGCTCCTTACATATTAGCTCCATCATAA